The window TTGTCGCATCCTCCACCATCCAGGGCAAGGTCACCTTCGAcgccaccgtcaccgcctACGGCTATGAGATCCTGCGCAAGCCCATCGACCCGTGCACCATGGCGAACACAAACCTCTGCCCCATGGTTCCCGGCAAGTTCAACTATCCCTTCAACATCCCCCTCGGCGGGGATACGGCCTCGAGgctccccgccgtcgcctacgGCATCCCCGACCTCGATGCCAAGGTCAAGGTCTTCGTCAACCTCACGAGCACGGGCGAGACGGTGGCCTGCCTCGAGGCCAACATCTCCAACGGCAAGACGGTCGACATGAACGGCGTCAAGTGGGCTACGGCCAttctcgccgccctcgcgctcatgtcctcggccgtcttcaaCGCCCTCGGCCATCCCAACACCGCCTCCCACCTGGCCGCCAactccctctccctcttcGGCTACTTCCAGTCGCAGGCAATCGTCGGCCTCACGAGCGTCCACCTCCCTCCCGTCATCCAGTCCTGGACCCAAAACTTCCAGTGGTCCATGGGCATCATCCGCGTCGCCTTCATGCAGGACATCCTCACCTGGTACCTGCgcgccaccggcggcgagccggccTCGCTCCTCAACTCCCTGACCACCGTCTCCGTCCAGGTGCAGAAGAGAAGCGAGATCTTGTCGCGATCGCTGAGCCCGCTCTTCAAGCGCGCCAACATGAAGACGGGCTCCGGAAGCTACGTCGTCATGGGCATCCAGCGCGTCGCCTTTCGCGCCCGCATCGAGACGACCAACCTCTTCATGACGAGCCTCATGTTTTTCGTCATCTTCagcctcctcgtcatcatcgccgttGCCGGCTTCAAGGCCGCCTGCGAGCTTGCGGCCAAGAAGAACTTGCTCAAGAACGACCGGTTCCTCGCCTTCCGGGGCGACTGGTCCATCATTCTAAAGGGCATCCTCTACCGAGTCTGCCTCATCGGTTTCCCCCTCGTCTCCATCATGTGTCTCTGGGAGTTTACCCAGAAGGATTCCcccgccgaggtcgtcttggccgtcttcttcctccttggcGTCACCCTCAGCCTGGCCATTGGCGCCGTCAAGATCATCCGAGTCGCCCGTCGCTCCAAGAAGATGCACGGCTCCCCGGCCTACATCCTCTACTCGAATCCCCGTCTCCTCAACCATCTGGGCTTCCTGTACATTCAATTCCGGGCATCAGCCCACTACTTCATCGCCCCTCTGCTGGCCTACACTTTGGTCAAGGCCATGTTCGTCGCCCTGTCGCAGCACAATGGCGTCGTCCAAGCCGTCGGCTtcatcatcctcgacgccgccgccctgaTCGCCGCCTCTGTTCTCAGACCCTGGATGGACAAGACGACCAACACGTTCAACATCTCCATCTGCGCCGTCAGCTTCCTCAACAGTATTTTCCTCCTCGTTTTCTGCAACGTCATCGGAGCGCCGGggctcgtcatcggcgtcatCAGCATCGTCTTCTTCATCCTCAACGCCGTCTTTTCGCTCATCCTGCtcctcatcatcatcatcgtcaccgtcatcacCGTCTTCCGGAAGAACCCGGATGCGAGGTATCCCTacatggccgacgaccgTATGTCTTTCATCAAATCACAGGCTCACATGAGCACCTGCACGGAATTGGATGCCCTGGCAGCGACAGCACGCGGAGACAAAGGCTTTTCGGCACCTTGACCGAGCACCCACCGTTCCCGAGCCTGTTCAGCCCATGACTTGAGGTAATTCTTGATCTAATTCATCTGAAACTGGAGAGTCGTCAGGGGCACTACACGATACGGTGCCAAGTTTCAAACAATATTTTTtcgttttctttcttttaAATTTTTTTTTAGATAATGATATGTTTTCTTTGGGAACAAATTTCTTGTATAAACTTAGCCACCCGAAATGAACAACATGACTCGTGCTACATCATCATCAAGTTTTCCATGTACTGACTGCTAGGTTTGCTGTAGTTTCATCGCTATAGCCAGGCGCTTTTCAAAACATCAAAAGATTGAGGGGTGGGGGACGGTGAATGGCACAGAAAGGGCGCGAACTCGCTTGAATGACCCAAGGTGTTGCTGCCGAATTGCATCACGGTCGCCCCGAAACGTCAAGCATATAATGATAGGAAGCAAACAAAAAATAAGGCAATGCTTGCGGGCAATGCTTGCGTTGAACATAAACTTCGTGAATCTCGTACCGGAGAGGCTTGCAGGGTAGAAAAGAAGGCAATGCTTGCGTTAGACACAAATTTCGTGAATCTGGTACGGGAGAGGCTTGGAGGGTCGAACGACACCGCCGATACACTTTTCCACCCCGGTAGAATCCGTGAGCTCGACGTCAACCTGGGAAAGAAGGACGGAAAGCATCGTCTTCATCTGGACCGAGACAAAGCTCGCACTCGGGCAGCCTCTCGGGCCGGCCAGGAAGGGAAGATATTCGCAACGGCTCTCGAGGATGCTCGGCTTCAGGCCGGTCCACCTCTCTGGCACGAACTCGTCCGCGTTCTCGCCCCATACCAGCTTGTCGTGGTGCAGCAGGTGAACGGAAGCAAATAGGTGGGTGCCCGGGGGCAGGACAACCGTGTTCTTATCTTTGGTTTCCAGCACGATCGGCTTCGTTACCATGCGAGACGTGGCCGAAATGGGCGAGTGGAGGCGAAGAAGCTCCAGGCACACGGAATCGAGATATGGCAGCCCCCGGAGAGTCTCGAAGTCAAggtcgccatcatcgccctTGCTGTCCTGAATCTCGCGCCTCAGCTTTTCAATGACCTCTGGGTGGCGACCAAGCTCGTAGATGGCCCATGACAGAACCAGGGTGGGAGCCTCGTGACCCAGGGAGAAGACCTGTCGAGCCTGGGACAGCACATCCTCGGTGATGGGGGATTGGAGCGAGCCGCCGGATTCCTTCGATGTTCTGCGCAGAAAATTGTGCTTGAGGTCCTCTCCGGGGTGCTCCTCGGGGTTGACGTTTTCGATGTGACTGCCGAGCAGCTTGTCCAAGACACCGTTGATCTGGTCTCCGACGCTTTTCTCGATGTAGTCTGGTTCCCGATAGGCCTTTCCTGAGACAAAGTTTCGAATGTGGTGGCGCCAAAGATGCGAGGGGCTGCCGACGATATCTCCGTACCGGGACATGACCGACAGGATTTCGTCGGCCGACTGGGAGATGTTGTCGGCCCCCAGAGTCACGGACCATACGCTGTCGAGGGCGTACGCCTGCATGGCGTCGAGAAGATCGGTACCGGACTTTTCCGTCTTCATCTTCTCGACGTGGTGTTTGGCAATGCGGAGTATGTCGCCGTACGATTTGCGGAGGGCCGTAGAGTTGGAAAAGTCCTTGAGGAACCCCTTCCGCCAGCGGTGCCAGTCTTGTCcgttggccgaggcggcaaTGTCTCCCGTGATCCTTTGCATGATGCCGAAGgggccggtgccgtcgggcGCGAATCGAGTGATGCTGTCCGAGTTCTGAACGAGCACTTGGCGTATCACGCCAGGGTCGCGGAGGAGGACAATTGGGACCGTTCCCACAGAGGAGCAGGAGATGCCGCTgtccttggcggcgtcgaacaTCTCGCGCATCGTGGCCGAGTAGAGCCCTTCGTTGCACATTTGGGGGAGCACGCCAAGAATTGGATAGCCTGGGACTTGCGGCACGTTCTGAATTACAGGCCTCCCAAAGTCCCTAAGAAAGTCGACGATGCGATTCCACACCTGGGCGATGCTTGACAGGAGCAGCATGGCGCCAGATGCCAAGACGAGCAACGGCGTCAGGCTTGACGAAGGTTCTTGCTTCAGCCATTTCGACTTTTGGTCAATGTTGATGAGAGTGAGCGAAGCCATTGTCACTGGCTACGTTGATCGAGGAGGGCTCGGGCTTGGTGTTGTGCGTTTCGTTTCGCTCCATCTGGGCCGGGGAGCCGGGGCATCCCCTGAATGTATACCTGGGGGTCCTCGGGGGTTGAGACCGAGGCCGTGCCTTGCCACCACCCCGTAAAACTAACTCCGTGGCGACTCCACGAGAGAAAGGTACCGAGGTGGGCTAAAATCTCGTCGGCTCCGCCTGACGCATCATGCGACGGGCTTGCtgttggatggatggatggacggacggacgagacAGGCAGAGGGCCGAAAGAATGCCGGCTTTGGAACGAGTTGCGTGCCCATTGCAACCATGCTGGGGAATGGAGCATGGTGCGAGGGTGTCGAGCTTCGACGTTTTGGCAACCATTTCCACGCCAGGTGGTGTCCTTAGCTGCATAATTCAACATCCAGCTCTACCCGGCGATGCCGGAGGCTTCGACAGGTTGGTTTTCAACAAAATCACCGCGGCCAATGGAAGGAGCTGAGATGGGTGGCTGGTCGATTGCAACACACCAAGATGGGTGGCAAGGAAGAGTCGAGAGGCAACGAGCGGCGAGTGGTTCGATACCGATGTGGCGAGCTGCAGGCAGGCAGAGTTCTGACGATCCGGGGCCCGATGTTCTGGGTCAACCTGCATGGGCATCCTGTCGGTGCCGAATCAGACGATGGCAGTCCCCCACCTGACGCATGTCGGTAACCGCCAAGCCCGGGCCTGAGTCTTGAATGTCGCAGTTGGTCGAGTCACCCAGCATGCGGATGGACGAGACACCATGATTCTTGGCGCAGTTGCCGCACAGAAATAGGCCCAGAACGTGGGTGCCAACTGCTCACAATCGGGCATCACAGGATATCGAGtggagacggccgacggcacggtCGTGCGGTAACGCGTGATGATAGAATGCCATCTGAGACACCGCGCTTCTCCGGCTTCTGACGTTGAACCTGCATTGGACAAGCAGAGGGGGGGAagccaggggggggggaggatggGGTTcacgagaaggcggcggtgacgtCTAGCCTCGGCCTTGTCAACCTTTCATGCCCGATGGCTGAGACTTATTGATGTGTGCTGATAATTCGAGACTGAAGCGCGCTTGAGATGGCGATACAGATGGACGAGCGGCGTTGGGGAGCCGCCAAGTCGTGAGGCAAAGTCGTCATCCGCCGAGGGTGGTCGGGGGTTTTCACTCTGAGGAGCTAGGCGGGTCTAACGGTTTACGGGTAGGGGCGAGCACTTGTCCCACGGGAAGGAGCGACCAACACAACGGCCTAACGGCAGGAGCGATATGGTCAACCGGCAGGAACGATATGGTCAAACGGCAAGAAGCATTACTTGTTCGGTGCAAGACGTGAACTACCCGGAGATGACTATACATACGACTGGCTTTCCGTGCTTCCTCGTGTTGGGAGCCATTTCACGAAAGCTTCACACGGCTCCGGACCGGttaccccctcccccccccccccccccctgcagGATTGCGCGTGGGCAGGTCGGAATGCAGGATGAGAAAGAggcaggagcagcagccgcaAGAGGGACAGCGAACGGCTCCCGGAGACAAGCTCGAATTCCAGTGAGAAAAAAAGGCGACAGGGACGACGGAAAGGAGAGCAGGAGCCAACATCAAGCCAATCATACCTCATCTCACGCCGCACACGTATCCGGCAGCACGTCAGGACATCTTCAACATCCCAAGACGCGCCGTCTGCACACACCAACATAGGtttcgtcatcgtcaccttCTACAAAATTCTATAGCCAATCAAGCTCTCGGGGCTGTCTCAGAATCGTCATTCTCTCCAAGGTCCCCCCACATGTCGTTCCTGGTAGCCGGATGAAATTTCTTTGCCGGATGGTGTACGAAGTCCAGGACGGCGCTCATCTTCGCCGGAACCTGGGCGACGGACGCATGTGTGGAGAGAAGAATGTTTGCGCCGACTGTGTCAAATATCGACTCCGTGTCGCCAACGAAAAGAACTTTTGGCAAAGGCCGGAAACAGCGACGTGACGAATCAATACGACGTAACAGAAGCACAGAGGATGACCTGATATGTACGAAGAGCGATTACGAGTTGCCCTTTGACGGCAAGGCTGAGAAGGCAGCCCTTGTCTCATAAATGCATTTGCATTGATAAATGCGTTTGCATTCCATGCGGCACGTTAGCCACCTTTGTGGCACCGAGCAGGAGTTCTCGGCCCCGTCGAGAAAGGGACATTTGTTTGGCTGTCGACACGACTGCGGGGACGAACGAGGCCGAATCGTCGTCACTGCGGAAAGAGCCcaagggagggagagggagggtaCCTATGGTCACGGGCAAAACGGCGGGATCATGActcgggccgccgccgacggacgtTGAGCGAGCAGGGTCCTTCGGAATCAGGACACCTTCTGTTCGGCATGGATGGAATGGAACACAGGGGCAACGCCTCGTGGCGATTTTTTCTCTCCCATCATGACTACCGGCCGACATTGGCCTGACTCAACGGGCGGTTGTGACAAGGGCCCTATGACCCGCAGCATATTACTATTATCACACGGCTAGCAGCTGACCCTCGAGGCATCTTGGGTGGCAACCACAGCTTCACCACGTGGGGTCTAGACTCCGGATCTGAGCTCCGGCCTTCCGCGGCGGGAGTTGTACGCCGGGATCCACCTCGCCCATGAcaggcgaggcgacgactACCTCATGCGTCCAAGCCCGATCAGACGACTCTTGCTCAAAAGAGGCTTGGGGGACGGACGGCAAGGATGTGGAATGGTACCATGACCCTGTGTATCTATCTGCCAGGCCATCCCGGACTCGTCGGATAGCGCGGGAAGCACACGGGCAGAATATTCTCCGATCAGCCCGAACAATGGATGCAGTGTGCCGAAACGAAGGGTTGCTTGCGAAGAAACGGCCAAGGCAACCATTGGCAGCCTTTGAAATGAGACACTCGCTCCGACGGGATGGGTGGCCTTGCAAGGCTCGTGCCCCGTTTCCAGGTCTGGAGAATCACAAGCACAGGGGCTCGTTGCTTTACGAAGAAACTCACCCGCAACCTCGCACAAAACGTTTACGCTCTCTCCCACAAACGGTACGCTGCTACCGCGGGCAGGCGACCTGGAACATGGCCCCTTTGCGGTTGGTTGTTGTCATCATCGCCACGGCCAGCGGCGCAGCCCTCGCGTGTTGCGCATGCGGTCGATTGTCGATTCTATGTGGCAGATGTGCTCTCTTTGGTTGATGGATGAGGTATTAACGCTCGCCGTTGCTTGCTTCTGTCTCTTGGCTCCGAGTCGAAATGGGAATGAAACATACGCCGGCTGCATGGCGCATGCACCACAATATGGGGGGGTAGCAGTTGGGAACGAAAAAGCGACGAAtgcctcctgctcctcctctccccccccccccctttccccgCCCCTTCCACCTCGGTAAACACATTGCGGTGGCCCTTCAATGTTGGATATTGATTGACGCAACATGACAAGAAACGAATCGTCCATTTTGCCTGCCGACCGATCATCAAAGGATATAGACCCAGCAACGGTGTAGCAGGCCACGGGACAAGCGGTGGCGGAAGGTGACGTTTGCGGAAAGGAACTGCGGAATAGGGATGTGGTATGAGTACGCCAAGATGCACACTGATGCCAGCAATGTGCTTTCCTTAAACTACCGCGAGTGCTAATACCGCGACTTGTACAAAGCACAAGCCGAGTATCGGACAGAGCGGCAGCTGTGTCGTGCGCACCAACATCTCTTGTAGCCACCACAGGTGCTACTCTGTTGGTACGTGCAtacctgtgcatgtgctgtgcGACGAGTTGGCAGATAAGTACCTTTCCatcagccagccagccagtctTTGCCCCTTTCTCACCTCATGCTGGGCGGCATTTGCACAAGTATGAGATAAgaacaataattcttgtacaTATCCTCACCGTGTGGGTGGAAGTGTCCTTGCTTACAGGGACCCAACTAAGTACGTGAATTTTATTATTACTCGTTGCAGATGACTTGGGCCATATTCCGCCGCGGAGACATGTACTTCAGTAtgtcgtacggagtattgctccgtaatATGCAGTAATCACAAGTACTTCGAACTGGTACTATGATACTTGCACATGCCCTGTTGCTCCGTAGAGAGCGCACTCCGaaaatgtacagtacgtactgtacacctgcaagtacttacatttacttaagtacttacgtgtgctgtactccgtacggagtaagtagtaattacaCGTAACTGTTCCTAGGAGGACTCATACCTCATTACCCAGGCATTGGTGTGCTGTATCATtacgtacgccgtactccgtacagtacatgtacttaccgtacaATACTCTTCGCCTTTAATCcttatacttacagtattgtacggagtacttctacaagtatgtactttTAAGTACAACGTAGATACTTATTTGACGGAGCGCATCAATTACGAATACATGTATTCGTATAGTAATCTGTATAtaagagtaagtactcatTACAATGCCcccaagtacatacagtacattgTACTTGCTCTAAGATAcatacatgcacttactgtacggggtatactgtacggagtgaaTCGACGCTCCTGCCATCCcacagtattactgtattTGTGTaactgcagtacttgtaatatacggagtacttactatgTACAGCACAGCCATGCCTACAAGTGGGGTAATACAACATGCATGGacgaagtacatgtaatatacatgtacaaagtacggagtaagcccaacgtacttacttactgtacagtactccgccGTACTCTCCGTCCTTGTGTTAGTACTTAACTTCCATCGATTTCGACgggttacggagtacatatacTTACAACGTACAACTTCGGAAAGCAGCGCACAACTATAATGCTTGTACACGTACCGTAAGCACACTGTACTTTTGTATTACCCTCACCCTTGCTGTACTTATTTTACGGaattgtactccgcactttctattattacttgcaggtacaaatatgtacatgtgcacatgtacttactccgtcTCTAACAACAAAAACCTCATCTCGCGCACGAATACGGAGTAAAACACCACACGTTCAGCTTTTAGTCTATTTGtgttactccgtagatgtaTGGAGTATTTGAAGAAACAACCCGTGATAGGTGTCCCTAAGCACCTGTGCTGATGGCCCAATACTACGGGCTACTGTACATCAGTCCGTACGGGCAGGTACCAACGGACTTCGGAGGATCGGTATACCAGCGTAgtaggcgtactgtactgtaagtacttgaaaTTACTTACGGAACGGACTCCATATCACATATTATTACTGcagttgtagttgtaattaccACGAACCATGCGGATATCCACAGCCATCTGCAAAAAAATGATCTCTCCCACTTGGTGTGGGAATTGTCTAATTTGCAgtcgtaagtacttagtattCTTAGATGTTGGCATTTGTAAAAATTCCTATTACTAACTTAACGTGCGGAGTGCTTATACGTGTACATTCTTAAGTACAGAACATGTACAACTGCACCCacgtgtactccgcacagtacttgtactgtacttaccgATACTTGGTATTACTTTGTTGCCTGTGCGGAGTATGTGCAGAGCACAGGtagcacaagtacatctgtacttgtacgtgctgtacatgtacagtatgtggcaaaaagtatttgctCACCCTTAGGTACCACCTTCCAAGTCTAATCAAATCTAATCATTGTCGTTAGTATTGTAACAATTCAATAGCTACATGCGCATCAAACGTAGCAACAACAATGCCTCAAAGCAGCCGTAACGATGCCTCGAGGCAAGGAATTATCGCAGCAATTGCGATTACGGATTTGCAAGCTACCTCTCGAAGGACGAGTCGATAGATTCGTTATCTTCGAAATTTAGAAGATGATTGATACAATGCCCCATTGCGTTGAGGCTATTATTGCTGCAGTAGAGGGGTGGTAGACGAAATATTTATTGTTATATTACTAACAAACTAGATTAGGTTTGACTGGACTTGGAATATGGTACTTAAACAGGagcaaatactttttgccccccactgtattacttgtacagtactccgtatgtactccgtacggagtacttacagaatAGTTGCAGTAATTagcttaagtacttactttcctAACCACTTGCACGTTGTACTTCAAGTGTACAGTAtaatgtacttgctgtacttaagtgcaccgctgtgctccgtaggcGTTTATTGCACAACTACACTATTCATAATACATATAAAACTAATTAATTTACAGCATAGCACAGCACATCATTCATATAGCAAGTTGTAGAGAATCTTTACATGTACGTAACATATCAAGGACTCAACAATTGCACATGGTAGACGGACTATAAAGGATGGAACCTTCCTCATTTCCCCTTTTCGTGTGAGGACTTTTTGTGCTGCAATTGCAACCCTACTTACTGCAGGATTCCCTCCATCGCAGCAAGATACGCCGGACGGTGAACCAATCCGTCGAGAAGTTCTTCCTGTACTTCAgcgcactgcaagtacgtatgtaagtactacaagcaagtatgcttacagtactccctccgtactctgtacagccTCCGTTGATTCAGCACAGCCAGACGA of the Drechmeria coniospora strain ARSEF 6962 chromosome 01, whole genome shotgun sequence genome contains:
- a CDS encoding Cytochrome P450; this translates as MASLTLINIDQKSKWLKQEPSSSLTPLLVLASGAMLLLSSIAQVWNRIVDFLRDFGRPVIQNVPQVPGYPILGVLPQMCNEGLYSATMREMFDAAKDSGISCSSVGTVPIVLLRDPGVIRQVLVQNSDSITRFAPDGTGPFGIMQRITGDIAASANGQDWHRWRKGFLKDFSNSTALRKSYGDILRIAKHHVEKMKTEKSGTDLLDAMQAYALDSVWSVTLGADNISQSADEILSVMSRYGDIVGSPSHLWRHHIRNFVSGKAYREPDYIEKSVGDQINGVLDKLLGSHIENVNPEEHPGEDLKHNFLRRTSKESGGSLQSPITEDVLSQARQVFSLGHEAPTLVLSWAIYELGRHPEVIEKLRREIQDSKGDDGDLDFETLRGLPYLDSVCLELLRLHSPISATSRMVTKPIVLETKDKNTVVLPPGTHLFASVHLLHHDKLVWGENADEFVPERWTGLKPSILESRCEYLPFLAGPRGCPSASFVSVQMKTMLSVLLSQVDVELTDSTGVEKCIGGVVRPSKPLPYQIHEICV
- a CDS encoding calcium- spray protein translates to MWLPASMPVGITTLVGLMAALVSPAAADGRMLKSSSLNTCPGYEESSFRASLFNVVFTPGNGSIEINIVASSTIQGKVTFDATVTAYGYEILRKPIDPCTMANTNLCPMVPGKFNYPFNIPLGGDTASRLPAVAYGIPDLDAKVKVFVNLTSTGETVACLEANISNGKTVDMNGVKWATAILAALALMSSAVFNALGHPNTASHLAANSLSLFGYFQSQAIVGLTSVHLPPVIQSWTQNFQWSMGIIRVAFMQDILTWYLRATGGEPASLLNSLTTVSVQVQKRSEILSRSLSPLFKRANMKTGSGSYVVMGIQRVAFRARIETTNLFMTSLMFFVIFSLLVIIAVAGFKAACELAAKKNLLKNDRFLAFRGDWSIILKGILYRVCLIGFPLVSIMCLWEFTQKDSPAEVVLAVFFLLGVTLSLAIGAVKIIRVARRSKKMHGSPAYILYSNPRLLNHLGFLYIQFRASAHYFIAPLLAYTLVKAMFVALSQHNGVVQAVGFIILDAAALIAASVLRPWMDKTTNTFNISICAVSFLNSIFLLVFCNVIGAPGLVIGVISIVFFILNAVFSLILLLIIIIVTVITVFRKNPDARYPYMADDRMSFIKSQAHMSTCTELDALAATARGDKGFSAP